From the genome of Nitrospira sp. CR1.1:
TCACAGAACCGATGGAAGAGTACCGTACGACCGGCGCCACCATTCGGCAGCACCTCACCGATTCAAAATGGGTGCTCGACAACGATCAGTTTTCCGTCAACCAGTTCCTGCATCCCTACAGCGGCAGCGTCTACCATGGACTGGCCCGCTCATCGGGGCTGAACTTCTGGGAATCGTCGCTGTATAGCGTCGCCGGGAGTTTCCTCTGGGAAATCGGCGGCGAAAAAACGAATCCTTCGATCAATGACATGATTGCGACGCCCATCGGCGGAACATTCCTGGGTGAGCCCCTATTCAGGATGGCAAATCTGCTCCTCGAAACCGACGATGGCCGCCCCGGTTTCTGGCGCGAACTCGGCGCCGCCATCATTTCGCCGCCCACCGGATTCAATCGGTTGATGTTCGGTGATCGCTTCGACGCCGTCTATCCGAGCCATCGCCCCGCCACGTTCATCCGTCTGGCCGGCGGAGGCACGCTGACCTCGAGCAGCCACAACGTCTCGTCGAACGTGAGTCAGCACGGCGCGGTGGGGGAATTCACGTTGACCTACGGACTTCCCGGCAAGGAAGGCTACGGCTACGCACGCCCCTTCGACTATTTCGATTTTCATGTCTCCGCGGCCACGGCCAATACGCTGGAGACCATCACCACGCGCGGATTGCTCGCAGGTCGAAGTTACGCATCCGGCGACACGACCCGTGGAATCTGGGGGCTTTTCGGGAGCTACGATTATATTTCGCCGCAGGTATTCCGGGTCTCCAGCACCGCTC
Proteins encoded in this window:
- a CDS encoding DUF3943 domain-containing protein, producing MSFLRHSQVVRILPLISALVLMLPGTGLTRDEAPQSAEETGERNLIGPVNHADPAEASAQQSDRSSTLNWETGAGRSYLIPAAEILTYLFLLNQFDRHFTEPMEEYRTTGATIRQHLTDSKWVLDNDQFSVNQFLHPYSGSVYHGLARSSGLNFWESSLYSVAGSFLWEIGGEKTNPSINDMIATPIGGTFLGEPLFRMANLLLETDDGRPGFWRELGAAIISPPTGFNRLMFGDRFDAVYPSHRPATFIRLAGGGTLTSSSHNVSSNVSQHGAVGEFTLTYGLPGKEGYGYARPFDYFDFHVSAATANTLETITTRGLLAGRSYASGDTTRGIWGLFGSYDYISPQVFRVSSTALSLGTVWQSWLSDQLALQGTLLGGAGYGAAGSIQRTEARDYHYGTTPQALIALRLIYANRAMLDITGREYYVSDFLSPERHGQENIIRAESSLTLRVFDRHGVALRYTVSHRDAQYPSVEFRNQTVSAVSLMYVILGDSGFGAVEWR